In one Carassius carassius chromosome 12, fCarCar2.1, whole genome shotgun sequence genomic region, the following are encoded:
- the LOC132154640 gene encoding dol-P-Man:Man(5)GlcNAc(2)-PP-Dol alpha-1,3-mannosyltransferase-like — protein sequence MIESSGFTKAANMAGGKKKPSTLPSRIQKTLSSVWQDKHMVLFKAEYTFLVTAVLWFLEIGINIWVIQRVAYTEIDWKAYMDEVEGVINGTYDYTQLKGDTGPLVYPAGFVYVFTGLYYLTDHGQNIRLGQYVFAVFYLITLLLVFRIYHRTKKVPPYVFFFICCASYRIHSIFILRLFNDPVAMMLLFGAINLFLDGRWTLGCALYSLAVSVKMNVLLFAPGLLFLLLCEFGLWKTLPKLTLCAVIQLVLGLPFLLVNPVGYVSRAFDLGRQFLFKWTVNWRFLPEDVFLSRYFHLALLLAHITTLLLFALKRWKRSGTSIWSILTDPSARKETVPKLNADQTVLVLYTSNFIGMCFSRSLHYQFYVWYFHTLPYLLWSGGVKKLAHLLRVLVLGLIELSWNTYPSTNYSSLSLHICHLIILLCLWLNPTPALPSQKSENKAKRH from the exons ATGATTGAATCCTCTGGCTTCACCAAGGCGGCCAACATGGCAGGAGGCAAAAAGAAACCCTCTACTCTACCCTCAAGAATTCAGAAAACACTTTCCTCCGTATGGCAGGACAAACACATGGTGTTGTTCAAAGCAGAGTACACGTTCTTGGTCACGGCCGTCCTCTGGTTCCTGGAAATTGGCATTAACATATGGGTGATCCAAAGAGTTGCAT ATACAGAGATCGACTGGAAGGCGTACATGGATGAGGTGGAGGGAGTTATTAACGGCACATATGACTACACACAGCTGAAGGGCGACACGGGACCCCTGGT GTATCCAGCTGGTTTTGTGTATGTATTCACTGGGCTGTATTATCTTACTGATCATGGACAGAATATTCGTTTGGGTCAGTATGTGTTCGCTGTGTTCTATCTCATCACTCTCCTGCTTGTGTTCCGCATTTACCATCGCACCAAAAAG GTTCCTCCATATGTGTTCTTCTTCATCTGCTGTGCTTCGTATCGAATTCACTCCATTTTCATCTTGCGTCTCTTTAATGATCCGGTGGCCATGATGCTGTTATTCGGAGCCATCAATCTCTTCCTGGATGGCCGCTGGACTCTAGGATGTGCCCTCTACAG TTTAGCTGTGTCTGTGAAGATGAATGTTCTGCTCTTCGCTCCTGGTCTCCTTTTCCTTCTCCTGTGTGAGTTCGGTCTATGGAAAACTTTACCTAAACTCACTCTCTGTGCTGTCATTCAG CTGGTTTTGGGACTGCCGTTCCTCTTGGTGAACCCCGTTGGGTATGTTAGCCGGGCCTTTGACCTGGGCAGGCAGTTTCTTTTTAAGTGGACGGTGAACTGGCGTTTTCTTCCCGAGGATGTGTTCTTGAGTCGATACTTCCACCTGGCTCTGCTTCTGGCACACATTACCACGCTGCTGCTGTTTGCGCTGAAGAGATGGAAGAG GTCTGGGACCAGTATCTGGTCTATTCTAACAGATCCGTCTGCGAGAAAAGAGACCGTACCCAAGCTCAATGCTGATCA GACAGTTCTGGTTCTTTACACTTCTAATTTCATTGGCATGTGCTTCAGTAGATCTCTGCACTATCAGTTTTATGTCTGGTACTTTCATACGCTGCCATACCTGTTGTGGAGTGGAGGAGTCAAGAAACTTGCCCATCTGCTCAG GGTGTTGGTCCTGGGTCTGATTGAACTGTCCTGGAACACGTATCCGTCCACCAACTACAGCTCTCTATCACTGCACATCTGCCATCTCATCATCTTGCTCTGTTTGTGGCTCAACCCGACTCCAGCTCTTCCCTCTCAGAAGTCGGAGAACAAGGCTAAGCGCCATTGA
- the LOC132154643 gene encoding mitochondrial ubiquitin ligase activator of nfkb 1-A, producing the protein MEDFPIRAVEMVCLGSSVALSGLFYYIYRKKCKTVNKLNEAPVLPVDEKLVDLLNATPGKCLQYVVIEGTVQSIGEPLRSQFQEGSVGVIQKLVLREHKLVWNSLARTWTDSERVLHQRVNAVHFNLLGVNKAFVRVLCPLEATGPNMEIIHEKFHQASYGFTDLIGQYLSGEKPKGQLETEEMLKVGASLTAVGELILDTDRLPKIRPPTDGSEYFLSTDDFETLRLEQEGQAEVWRVLACICALAGVAVLMWAGRRYYRQLKQRWEQENMRREFELMGAEEREEEENGMEVSENPCVICLSNPRGCVLLDCGHVCCCFRCYQALPQPICPICRQNIRRVVPLYQA; encoded by the exons ATGGAGGATTTCCCCATCCGGGCAGTGGAGATGGTGTGTTTGGGTTCAAGTGTGGCTCTCTCTGGTCTGTTTTATTACATCTACAGGAAGAAATGCAAAACTGTGAACAAGCTTAAT GAAGCTCCAGTTTTGCCGGTGGATGAAAAGTTAGTAGATCTTTTGAATGCCACGCCAGGGAAATGTCTGCAGTATGTGGTCATCGAGG GTACAGTGCAATCCATCGGGGAACCGTTAAGGAGTCAGTTTCAGGAAGGCAGTGTTGGTGTAATCCAGAAACTGGTCCTCCGAGAACACAAACTTGTGTGGAACAGTTTAGCACGCACTTG GACAGACAGCGAGCGTGTGCTTCACCAGCGTGTGAATGCTGTGCACTTTAACCTGCTGGGTGTGAACAAGGCGTTTGTGCGTGTGCTCTGTCCCCTGGAGGCCACGGGTCCCAATATGGAAATCATCCATGAAAAGTTCCACCAGGCTAGTTATGGCTTCACGGACCTGATTGGTCAGTATTTGAGCGGAGAGAAGCCCAAAGGTCAACTGGAAACAGAGGAGATGCTGAAAGTGGGTGCCTCTTTGACCGCAGTGGGCGAGCTCATCCTGGACACGGACCGCCTCCCAAAAATCCGCCCACCCACTGATGGCTCGGAGTACTTCCTTAGCACAGATGACTTTGAAACCCTGCGGCTGGAGCAGGAAGGGCAGGCAGAGGTGTGGAGGGTGCTGGCGTGCATTTGTGCATTGGCAGGTGTGGCCGTGCTGATGTGGGCGGGACGCAGGTACTACCGCCAGTTGAAGCAGCGATGGGAGCAGGAGAACATGAGGAGGGAGTTTGAACTGATGGGTGCAGAAGAGCGAGAAGAGGAGGAGAACGGCATGGAGGTATCAGAGAACCCGTGCGTGATATGCCTGAGTAACCCACGAGGCTGTGTGCTGCTGGACTGCGGACACGTGTGCTGCTGTTTCCGCTGCTATCAGGCCTTGCCACAACCCATCTGTCCCATCTGCAGACAGAATATCAGACGAGTCGTGCCTTTGTACCAAGCCTGA